CATCAAAAACTTATTTCGGATAATATATGGTCAAAATTTATGGTCAACCCTCAACTCAAGGGTTGGCAAGATCCGACCCCTGGGTGGTTCAATTATTCTAGGACTTTTATAACAGTTGTAAACTTTCGTTTTCAGCTGATGAGGAATATAGTACCAGGTGTGGTAAAGAGGTCGAGAAAAAAGTAAAGTAAATATAAAATGACCATTTCAAGCAAAAGTTAaactttcaaaagcttttagaATTAAAATTAATCATCTAGTCGACAACGAGATGAGTTTTTAGTGTACcctctttttcatttatcttaTGCATATCTTACAGCTTATTGGACAACACCGCCTTTACTTGCGATCTCTTACATGGCCAATACGTTCCTCAAATCAAGCACGAACTCCGGCCTTTGAATCGAACGGAGATCCAAAGCCACTAAGTCAAACTCAAGGCTCAATCCAAACGCTCCGGAAAGGTTGTGCCAAAGCATGGGCATATCCACATTGGAACAAGCTCGAGGAAGACACAAtccaagagaaaaattggCCACCGTTTCCTGCAATTATCGAAACTTGACATGCGAAGTCTTTGTCCCGTGGAACACATCCTGCCTGAATGTCGGTTACTTGCGCTCGAAGTGAGATATCCAGGATAGAGTAGGAGTAGTTTAATTGGGTGGTGATGTCTTGACACTCGGAGAAGTCACCCAACCAACGGGTGTTACCATCCTCGATCCCGGATCCAACCTTGCCCCAACTGTCCAGCACTGAAATGGGATGAATAGCCCGGATCAAAATTTGATTCCCGTCACTTCACTTGTtcatttatttgcatatttggcgaaaattagaatcatttttcacCTTGAGCCATATTTTTATGCAGATTTAgcttttttgatattttgatagaatttgcCTTTCACAAGTTGTTTGAAAAGGATTTTTCTGGTGTATAGCGACGTACATTTATCAACTATACAAATGTTTATTTGCCTACAATTTTTGGGTCTCATTTTTGAGCAGTTACTAAGGATCTAAAACATGTATGAAACAAATTGTGATGTTAGGTTcaggcaaaaaataaaaaactgAGCCGTGATATTGAATATTAAATGTCTTCCCAAGATCGGTTCATCCTTGCGAACAATTGAGTTCATCGGGCATTTCTATGATTTCTATGCATTGATTCCTCTATACACTGCAAAACACCGGAAAAGTAAAGCCCCCAGCACTTGTCtcaaaaatcaaccaaaaccCCGATTAGATCAAAAAGGCACACCCACTTACGGATTTCCGGCATGTCACAGACAATGGTAAACGcagacatattttttcaattttgcttttttacttTCCTAACAGGAcaaaaaacgaaacaaaatgGTAATGACAGACGTGTAATTGAAAAGGCTACACATGCATCCTCTCAAAAAAGGTCTCTATTGAACTTCGGCGTGCCAGGCAGCCAAAAATTAATGGGTTAAAGTGCGCTAGGTTAGAAAAGAAActctttttatttgctttgaactaaaaaagctTGCAGCATGgtccaaaaaaaatcgaatgattttgattcagATTGTAGCAGAGAATTGGCGTTTATGTATTGCATCATCATAAGCTAACAGGTTCAATTTAAGAGGATATGAATTTCTCAAGTACTTGCCAATTTAGCCATGTACTAGCAAACAAAAAACGGCAAAGTAAATGTAGCAATGTGCTTTTGAAGGATTAAAAGACGCAATCTCTACAGGTTTTTCTGAAAGTGAGATAATCAAGCCACTTACGAACACTTAATATGAAACAGTAAGAAGCAAAAGAATTGGAATGCACAAACACGGAGAGAATCAATGATAGGCAAACAGTTACTGCAGTTTCCTCTTTtcagaaaaatggaaacaagcCAAGGTAAAGCTAAACGTCTGCGGCAAACGGTGAAATATGTTTAAACGCAATCAATCTGAGCAATCTAAAAAGATcagaaatgtattttcatgttttgagtATTGATTACACTACCTGAACACAAATGCCCGACGACCCAACGAGTACTCATTCATCCGTCTTCCAATCTACGCATTACCTTAAACCACTGGAATATCAAAAGCGGCGCTCAAGTCACAAATTTACATCTTTCCAATTTCATCTCTTATTCGACGAAAAACGCAATTCTTGGACAGACATATGTACAATGACCGTTTTCGACCTGAACCTCCCAGCTCTTTTATCAAATTCGTGGTTCATTCTTAGTTCTACCTTGTAAATATGTGGACTGGCCCAAAGCTGTGCCGTTCCACAGGCGATCCAGTCCAGTTTGACAGCCCTGATTCACAACACTTCCATTTGTAACACTGAACCAATCCGATGATCCCAAATGGGCCAACCCCGCGAGAACCGGAATCAAGTCCATTTCGAATGGGTTATCCCACATCAACTGACCCGTTATCTCTTCCCGTTAGATTTGTTCCCAAAAAGCATTTCATCATCCTGGAGCGAGACATGTGGACGCATTTCTGCGGTCAACATTTTGATAAGGAGCTCATGTTTATTCCTGAGAATCATCACATATAAAAAACCGACGAATGACATCAAATcactttttctccttctcatcttcctcgtcctcctcctcatcgtcatcctcatcgtcgtaATCATAATCGTCGTCATAATCGTCGTTATCAGCTCCACCATACTGACCGTAGCCTCCACCGGAAGCCTCGCTATAGCCTCCGTAGTATCCAAAACCTAAAGGTGAAAGAGTAACCCATTAGAATGCTATGATTTCCGGAAAGAAATTGATCTTAGGTCGGCCTTACCTCCGCCCCCTTCTTCGTCATCAGGATTCATTTGTTGACGTCCGAACTTGTGATTCCGGGTGGACATGGACAGACCCTTGGTTTCAGACGTTTCGAAGCCGCATTTAGGACAGGGCATCGCAGTCTGATTCTTTTCGTATCTTTAAAAAATAACGCGGTTAGATAGATTTTAGGGGGTTGAACTGAATAAATggtgatatattttttttattccaaataacaTTAATCGAAGGCCCCTTCCTTCCATTGACTTTTGCGTTTATCAtgatgaaataatgaaatacttACTTGACGCCTTTCCGCCTGACGTGATCGTCACAGTAGCAAGTCTTACACCGCAGACACGAGAACTGTCCGAGTTTATTGCACGATAGACACTTCAATGTCTCGGCATCGATCACTTGGCACGAGGCCTGATGTTCAAACTGATCATCCTCGCACAAATGGCTCTGGCAAAAGCTGCACACAAATATCCGACCTCCGTGATCCCACACGCCTCGTTCACATTCGATACACACTGCAGACTAAGAAAGCAACAtaaaatcaagatcaaatggTATTGGCTCATGCGACATTTGCTCATCGCATTCCTACGTATATCCCAGGCCCACCATTGAATTGAGGCAAAGATTGTAAAAGAACGTCACCCTGAATTTGCCTACTTGATATTGTGCCTCCATCTATTGATAGATTTTGGAGAATGGCTTGGAAGCACGCTATAGGTTGGTGAGTGGATGGATATTGATTATTGAACTGACCTGCATGACACAAGTGCAGGCATGGGTGGACAAGCATTTCCGTCCATGGCACACCCAGGCCTCGCAGAAGTCACAGACCGCCCCCACCATTCCCCAGCCCGTGGTGTATTGACCCGGATGCCGTACTACACAATCGCCGGTCTTGAGCATGCACTTGACCTTGCCGCATTCCGCACACTGAGGGAGTCTGTGGATAGGAGAAATGCTTACATgaaatttccatctttttccatGGTATTGGGATATTGAAGAATTGATCAATATCAGCATGTGGGTCAATTCAAGGAcatctagagatgtggactgcgaactgAAGCATAAATGTCTTATcccctaaaccgttcactttattccaaataagcgcTTCATTCGTGAATgcaggctagttcgaacaatgaagtcaacttcacttctttctcgggcactttgcctgcctttaatattcgtagggaatacgtaggccttgttgatctgttgcatctttcaaatcaggcTTGGACAAATAAAATCACTTAGTGTTCTagatcaaccctgcattcaaggactagctcagtctgccaactcaaattcgttggtagaccaaatatcatataaaaattaaATGGTAGTAAATatacgaattataacctttcaactTAATAGTGCGCTGGGGAttaaattcgttggtagagcaaatatcatataaagattgaaaggtaataagtagacgaattttagtctttcatttgaataaaactggggattacattccctgtggcgTTGAGAAAAAGCCCGTGaagaccaaaccaaacaaaaaagcatacgaccacaagatcttgatgAACTCGGCCAAATAAATgtgagcccaaaactatgcttagggaaaTCAGGATGtgtgtccaaagttatgtagtaaagacaacatgaaattcaaattttcggcctgctcttggtcagctacataagcttttgacaacatcaCTTTGAAAGCAACCACTCTGCAAGTAAGTAATATAAAAATAACCTGCCTTTagttgaagagatctacgtttcttatcttattactttaattcgaaaagtagctcagagttgttatgaccaagagcagactGATatggcgggaagctcgttcacagtccatatttctagcaCTTCGTGGTCAAATGAATGTACgaatttggattcaaaatccAGATATCTCAAATAAATCTGCAAAAggaacaatatcaaaataggTCCAAAGGCGGAAGGAATAGCTGCACTTAGAGTGTTCCTCTGGATCCCAGATTGAACTCGTCACCATCCCATGGAACATAGGGACAAAAGGGGAGTGGCACACTATTACAATCATCACAGGTATTTGTGACTACCCCGCCCAGTCGTATATGTTgcatgaaagaaaatcaaaaacattggcacactatttttcgttttcaacACCCCTTAGACACGCTTACGATGCCCATATTTGTCAAACTCTGACCTGACCTGACAAAAGCAATGGCAACCCTATGACAGCCATCTAAGACGAAAAGAGTAGAATGGATAGCCAATGAATGATTTCATATTATTGTCCATGGGTTTTATCATGTGTGGATAATTAGTCCTAAcctttgaatggtttggcaGAAGTAGCAAAAAGCTCGGTTTTTCTGCTTGCGTTGACACTTATCGCATTCCATGATGGCATTGCTGGGTTGGTCCACGATCGAACGATGCTCGCCTGAAATCAAGACCCATTTTTCAGGCAATTCCAGGGAAATTTCAAAGATGGGCAGGGTTCATCGCAAGGTTAACTATGCATGTCAGCTGTAAATGCTGGTGCAATTTCTTTTACATAAcggatcaaataaaaaaaggagaacATTTTATATGGCGATCTTGAATGTTTTGTCAGTTCTTGCATATGTCCCAGAAGCTTTAGTTTGATATGAAGTTGGCTCAAACCAATGGCGCAAAAGTTGAAcgaatttcattgaaaaattgtaATGCCGTCATATTTAAATAATTATTTGCCATTGACTGACTGGGTAACGGACACAAATCAACAGTTTAATTATTCCCTGTGCCATATTCTACgatttgagtcaaaatgaaaCGAGCTTCAGACCAAGCATATTGCTCAAAAACCTTGTCAATCGTCCACACAAAAGCAGCCAAAGCCATTAATTCATTATTGGTGTCGCGCCCATCTTTGATTTTCTCACAATAACCGACTTACCCTTATTCCTGATCTCCTTTTGCCTGGCTCTTTGTTTCTCAGCCTTTTTCCTCTGGCCAGTCTTTTTCATGGGCATGATGAAGCTTAGATATGAACCAAGACAATACTTAATGAAATTCAACCTATGGGCAAGGTCCTTCCTTGTGCTTATTTATCCATTCACGACCATTTCTTTCTCACTTGTCAGTTGTCACGTTGACGATAGGATCCTTAGAGACTCTTGTTCTCAAGGTGACCACTCTGTAAGCAATCCAAACAAAGTAGCATGGCTAGTGATAATGcgtttttgaccaattctgaaattgaatatggcaaattgcaatatttttgtgtAGAAATATTAATataaaatgattcaaatgacTCATGGGGGTCATCAAAAATTTATTCATCGATAGGAATGTGCCACTCTGGTCACCCTAAGAACAACTGACGGAAGCGGGCCTTGGAGGCTGAtgatcaaaaagcaaaatccaaGAACAATGGTATTAGATTAGCTTAGAGAATGtaaaaaatcagccaaatgAGTTGATCACTTAAAAAATAAGTCAGAAAAAGGTTAAAAAGCTGCGATTTGTTTAATTATTCAGATATTTTGGTGGATTTCAAGGCAAGAAATATctcattatcattttcacaCTTTTTAGTTTTGGGGTTgagttttgtcttgaaaattgaatttcaaagccGACTCATATCTACCACTTCTAAGTGAGATTTATGTTTCAAAGCATTCTGCAACCATGAATGGTTTGTAAAATCAGCACCATCATTGTGTGACAATCTAAGTCAGTTGTATACAGAAAACTTACTGCATTAGTCGCATTAGTTcatagaaaaaataaaaataaacctTCTGATATTTACCAATGTCaaccaaaatatgtaaaatcATACTTCGATTTAATGATATTATCAATTAGCGGAGAACACACCGTTAAATCGAAAATTATCGTCAAAGCTAGACTGGCAATGAAGTAAATTCAGTAGTTGGTAAGCAGCAAAACTATTTCTAAATCCAAATTTATCGTAAATCGAGAttcgttaaatcgaagtttGAGCGTACTGTTCAAAAAGATGGGACAACTAAAGAGCCTTGCTAAACGTAATTAAATGTAATTTCTCCATCCTTCAgttttttgggaaaaatattatttACCAAAATGATTTGGAATTTAGTTTTCCTAAATTTTGCCCAAGCATTACAAAGCCGTTtcatttcctccaaaattgtCAGTTTTATGTTGAGATTTGTCAATGATtgagtcagccatcatcttcatccataagaaggggcctAGGggcattccaaacaaccattggACCGGCGCCCTGGAAAACCTCTTCTttaagatgatgtccaccctactagctgcctgcttctctggattggccgaggatagggattTCCTCCCAGAGctccaatttggtttccggaaaagccgctcaaccaccatggcagctactctcctctacGAAATTGtccattccaacatcagcaataagaggagagtgtacggatgtTTGTGGagttctccaaagcatttttacatttacctaactgtgtttGTACTGTCTATGACTCCCCTCATCCATTTTTCAGGTGCATTGatccaattctagtcatactcattgtgatatcactttctagtcaactattttattgctttaaccGTTTTGACAtctttcttgctttatcaacaACCCTTATATAATGTCTAAACATCATATGTTATTTTTATAgctatttttacgccatgacgTGACCAAGATACGCAATAATGATTGTTATTATACTAAAgctttgcttcaaaatgaccaaaacagTTCAAAACTTTATTCAACCTAAAAAAactatctttccgacccctggCTACAAGATTATGTTTGTTGCAAAATCTAGCTAGAAAGCTAAATGAgttataaaagaaaaaaatatagaGTCTTTTTTCATGCTCATGTGA
This genomic interval from Tigriopus californicus strain San Diego chromosome 6, Tcal_SD_v2.1, whole genome shotgun sequence contains the following:
- the LOC131882759 gene encoding zinc finger protein 330 homolog encodes the protein MPMKKTGQRKKAEKQRARQKEIRNKGEHRSIVDQPSNAIMECDKCQRKQKNRAFCYFCQTIQRLPQCAECGKVKCMLKTGDCVVRHPGQYTTGWGMVGAVCDFCEAWVCHGRKCLSTHACTCVMQSAVCIECERGVWDHGGRIFVCSFCQSHLCEDDQFEHQASCQVIDAETLKCLSCNKLGQFSCLRCKTCYCDDHVRRKGVKYEKNQTAMPCPKCGFETSETKGLSMSTRNHKFGRQQMNPDDEEGGGGFGYYGGYSEASGGGYGQYGGADNDDYDDDYDYDDEDDDEEEDEEDEKEKK